A section of the Prochlorococcus marinus str. GP2 genome encodes:
- a CDS encoding NAD(P)/FAD-dependent oxidoreductase — translation LPLDIEDSIESKIKNVEFRWKATDNVTADLTGESPFWIIKREKLDQLLLNESLNNGVQIIRPLLIEKIIKKNDKWEITCNNKIKYISEFLVIADGSQSEWAGYFNLGPRKPKFANTISLRLKGLGEIPRDAVRFEFGFIKYGFAWAFPLRESLNIGLGTFINNGLLENQAINKKVIRSFGFDDFSNTPISKKLRIWNGFHSINGDKVLAVGDAASLCDPFLAEGIRPSLISSFYAAGYIDQCLSGKVDDLNFYTKKINNIWGRSMAWGRRIAQVFYRFPRTGYQLGIKRKTAPKRIAQILSGEMSYEDIAKRVIRRLLTKSGS, via the coding sequence TTCTTCCTTTAGATATAGAAGACTCCATAGAATCAAAAATTAAGAATGTTGAATTCAGATGGAAAGCTACAGATAATGTGACGGCTGATCTTACTGGTGAATCCCCATTTTGGATTATTAAAAGAGAGAAACTTGATCAATTATTACTTAATGAGTCCTTGAATAATGGAGTTCAGATAATAAGACCATTATTGATAGAAAAAATCATCAAAAAAAATGATAAATGGGAAATTACATGCAATAACAAAATAAAATACATATCAGAATTTCTTGTTATTGCAGATGGTTCCCAATCCGAATGGGCAGGATATTTCAATTTAGGGCCAAGAAAACCTAAATTTGCGAACACAATCTCATTAAGATTAAAAGGGTTAGGTGAAATACCTAGAGATGCAGTTAGATTTGAGTTTGGATTTATAAAATATGGGTTTGCATGGGCATTCCCCCTTAGAGAAAGCTTAAATATTGGTTTAGGTACTTTTATAAATAATGGTCTCTTAGAAAATCAGGCTATAAATAAAAAAGTGATAAGAAGCTTTGGTTTTGATGATTTTTCTAATACACCAATTAGTAAGAAACTTAGAATATGGAATGGCTTCCACTCAATTAATGGTGACAAAGTTTTAGCTGTTGGTGATGCAGCATCTCTATGTGATCCATTTTTAGCTGAAGGAATTAGACCTTCTTTAATTAGCAGTTTTTATGCTGCAGGATACATAGATCAGTGTCTATCAGGAAAAGTTGATGATTTAAATTTTTATACGAAAAAAATCAACAATATTTGGGGTAGATCAATGGCTTGGGGGAGAAGAATAGCCCAGGTATTTTATAGATTTCCCAGAACTGGATACCAATTAGGTATTAAAAGAAAAACAGCACCTAAACGTATTGCTCAAATATTATCAGGAGA